The window CCTATCAGGAATCAACTCTTCTTTTCTGGGCCCTATTTTTATTCTCATGTTGGCTTTTGAAGGATCGCAACTCATATAATCACTTGATGTCCAATAACTAATCGTATCAAAACATATATACAAGTTAAGTTTAGATGCAATAAGTCTGATGAATGACTGTTTGAGAACAATTAGAAACCAATATATAAAGAGTGTCACCTTTCCTTTgtgttttttctctctctttttctgttTATAATGGATAGTTGTAACATTAGTGCATGTGACCTATTGATGAGGGTGATCTACTGGCATCCTCTTTTTGGATGGCCTTCAGATACTGACAACTTTTACAAGCATAAATATTCTTTGCTTAGTCTGGGGCTTGGAAGGGGAGGACTGAACCATAATACGAGCAACAAGGCCATGAAGAAGTCAAGCACATTTCTCCCGCAGAGATCTAATTCAATGGAATTCCCAAACTTTCCTCGCTCAACATCACTTGTCCTAAACAAGTCTCCTTCAGTTGAATACCCAAGCTCTGTCAATCCAACTCAGGGAGAGCCGATGCTTCTTTCCTGTCATCCTCACCCCCTGGCTCAGGTCACCTCACCTGACCCCTTCATATGCATGGGCTGCAAGGAATATGGAGCAGGCACAAGGTTCACATGCCAACAGTGTAACAATCAACTACATGAATTCTGTGCCTTGGCTCCTACAACTCTCAAGAGTCATCCTCTCCACCGCCTACACCCACTGGAATTCTGTTCTAAGCCAGGTAAGTTTATAACTTGTTTTTAGGTATGAATTAACATGTGCcgattcattaattttttttaattttggtaagTATAATATCATCAACTAACTCTATATTATTTTCTACctgtttaattttgattttgattactATATTAGCAGATGAATGCTAACTTGGCTTTGtgatatataaatttcattatagTTAAAGGCGGAATTTTAGGGACCAAGTGTGATATTTGCAGCAAGCCAACGGCAGGGTATACTTTCCGTTGCAGTGCATGCAGTTTCCAGATTCACCCTTGCTGCGCTATGCTTTCTACTGAAATGACCTTTGTGGTCCATCCCCACCCCCTAACCCTGATGCCTGCAATGGCATTATCAAGTGGTGACCCTGGTTTCAGCTGTGGTGAGTGCAAAAGAAAGAGGTCAGGGCGGGTGTTTCATTGCACAGCCCCATCATGTGATTATCATCTCCATGCAGTTTGTGCTAAGAACATGGTTAATGGGTTGCGTGCAAGTGGCATCATGAGCTTAGAAAAGCCTAGCATGCTGGGGACTGCCGCAAAGATTGCATCTCAGGTTGTTATAGAGTTCATTGGAGGACTGATTGAGGGGCTTGGACAAGGTGTTGGGGATGTCCTGGTTCAAACTATCGCAAGAGGGCGGTGCACTACTAGACGAAGATTGGAATGAATGGGCACAAGCTGTTACCATGTTCAACAAGCTCTTTTGTCTGCAAGTGTTTCAACTAGAAGCTTGAATTTGAAATTCTTATGTTAAATGTTTATAGCTGATTGGGGTTTGATTAGAGGTGTGTTTGCTGTatgtaaaatttattctcaagGGTATTGTTTCAATTTTCATCCTCTGCaggtatatatttttattaatgcactCTATTGTGTATTGAGATTGTATTGTTTCCTCAATAGAATGCACTTTATTTGGAAGATAGAAATCAATTAGTTCATGACATTAAATTCCAACAAAAGCAGATGTCCAGGACCCTACCCGTTGGCCAAATGCCTAATTTAGTCACAAAAGGCCTACTCTGATATGAATGGGGGTATCCAAGTTCATGTGGATGTTTCATGAACCTTCTGCAACCCTTCTACCAATGCTACTACTTCTTTCGTTGTTGGCCATTCTTCGCCCCTAAGGACTATAATTTGCTCCCTGTTTCACTCATTCACTACATGGGCTTTGAGAAACTAGGAGCTGCGCTAGAACTACTCCAAAACTATGCACATCACTCTTCTCTGTCAGTTGGCTTGTAAGGAAATATTCAGGAACCAAATAAGCCAATCGTCCGCCGAACTAATGTAGTCATTTGATAGATTGATCAATGGAAAACAATATCTTGGGAGTTTCGGTGGCTATACTTACACGGCTGTCCGAAGAGATTGGTTTACTGTGGACGTGGTGGAAAAGGTTCACCGTTGGAGAATGGAGAAGCATTAAGACTTGGTAATCTTTCCTAAAAGCTCAGTAGCGGCAAATAAAGGTAGTAGCTCTggtgtttattaaaaattgcaaCTAGAGTTCATCTCttataatcaaataacccaacaGCATATATAGTTGAAGGCTTAAAAGCTCCCATTTCTTTCCAATGTGGGCCAAAGAAACGATGTAATATTAGTTAGGATGGGTTCCAGACTGGAACAGCAGAGGACCAGAGAATGTACAACAGGGAAAAAGCTCAAAAGTAGGCATAATTGTACATATTTCTCACACAATGCATACTAAGAACACACCACAAAAGATTAAACACAAGTTATTCCACAAACACGATTAGCAATTAAGACTAAAGAAGCCCACACTAACTTTGGTCATATATCACTGGATAAAATATGGCAGGATTATACATGGTGGTGCCACATGGCGCATGGATGATAACGCAGAGCCTAGGGAAAGATATGGCACCTGAAACCTCCTCTTCTAGTTGAATATCAAATGCTGTCACATGACATAATGGGGGTGGGATTGATGATTGATCCGGTTCACGAGCAGCATTTTCAGAGGAGTCCTCAGTGAGTTCTTAGTCTCTTCAGCCAATAAATTCTCCCTTAGTGAGCTCTTGAGTCCCTTCcaggttttgaaaaattttctgaTATTGATCCCAATCGAGTCTCATCCGAGACCTAGACCAAAACGTTCCTGTCATCACCCCTATTTGAATTCATTGTGTGTGGAAAACAAAACACAAGAAAGCAGAGGATAGAAATACAAAGTAATAGATGATAATGAATTTACTTACCCGACATCCCGGATAAGGGTTCTCCATAACCATATCGGGAGTGGGTTGTGTTAGAATTCTGGCCCCACACCACAATCAGATCCAATGGCGTTGGTGGAAAGATGAAGCCATAGGATTGGGCACACAAACAATGCGATCCTATTGGGGATATTCCCATTTTACTATCCCCAGCTTAACCAATCACGCTAATTCTTCTCTTACCATTTTGGGAAGAAAATGGGTGTGTGTATAATGAAAGTTTTGTCCTGtcaaaatttgagtttttaataattaaatattattgcGGGGTCAAGTGCAAGTGTGCAACCAAAGCTATAAGCACCATTGTTTGTAGTCAATTTACATGTATTTGTAGTGCAACCAGGAAGGAAGGTGAGTTGGGTTTGGGTCTCCAGATTCTTGCATTCTTCTAgttggcttttttttttgggtgtatTTGCTTGGTGTGCAAGAAGAAAAGCAAGTTTGAAAACACAACACGTATTTTTGCCTTTAGGAATAGAATCAAAACAGCAAATACTTTGTATAGAATTAGGATTTAAGATGATCGCAATCCAAAACAGTATTTGAAACATGACAAATATATTGTTAATGGGAATATCTCCACTCTTTCTTTGTACTTTCTAGTGTgtttaaatggaaaaagtaatTACAACTAACAAGTGGAATTGATCAATGAAGTGATTAACAAAtatattctttcaaaatattgttaatgAAATGCTCTATCATTCAAAACACTCACAAAATATTAGAGAGTATAACACGTCATATACACctaaaagatgttttattttgttcaaaTCTAGAATAAACTTAAACGGACTTTAGTCCGAATAAAGACATAGGGTTGAATGTCATTAAATGTTAAattgcttatttttattatgtctAAATGTCAATTATTggatgttatttttatatattacaacatttataaaatcaattattatattttttttcttattttaatttgaaaaaaaaagggtttcttaacttattttcaaatatccaaatatattaaaaattttctaataattataaACATGATATACtgattaattatgtaattagtCAAAAAATTAGTACTTgaataataaatagatttttaatgatgcttggttggtaaaaaaaaaaaaaatagaaattaagttAGCATCTTAATGTTTATTTCTATGTCACGTATCTTTGGATTAggaatttatgattaaaatatatgttttattattgaGATTGATTTGTTAAGTTGtagatttttaatttagaaaaaaaaaattctaaatttttattttttaaaactaattaaattattgacttttaGTGGATATTTAGATAAGtattaattatgttttgggCTTTAATGAtaataagtaatttaatttgattttgttgaatGGAAAGGTAAGttgtggaatttttaaaattgataataaattcatttctaataaaaaatttatgatttttattttttatttttatttttgattgagAAATCTATACAAATGTATGGGATAAAATAGTGGTTTTTGtggatccattttttttattaatttattattcaaataagtgTTTTGGTGTCAAGcgttttatttttgagaaataattcataagaaaattttaaatctgaattttttttaacaataagagaaaaaatagacaaaaaaataaaaaaaccatacaTAATTAATTCACATTCTATTTTTATGACAATTTTAGTTTATAGTGAATTTACTCTCATCCAAATTGACAcagtttaatttgttttcaaggCAAGGGTTATTcaaagttcttaaaaatatattttatgatttcatTTGATATGAGAAATTAGGTTTAAATATTATAGTAGAGTTAAAGGTTGAAAAAAGAATGACAAAAAaagtttctttttctctttaatgAAATACAATGATCTTAAAAAAGTCATGAAGTCTTAAAAGCAATTTTAAGACTTCAAGGAAGAAAACAGAAACAATCCCTTAATGCAAGCTAAGTAAGGtagcaaaattttctttgtttgtagACTAGAAATGGAATAAGAACCTCCCAAGGAAAAAGCTTCATGCTTTTCACAAAACACCCATGATTCCGGGTGAAAGAAAACCTTGACTTTGGTGGGATGGTGTGTGTATTATTTCCTTGTGGGTGCGTTCGGTTGCATAAGGTCCTCCCTATCAGGAATCAAGGGGCCCTATTTTTATTCTCGTGTTGGCTTTTGAAGGGCCACACCTCATATAATCACTTGATTTGCTAAAACTAATCGTATCGAAACATATATTAGTGCGATGAATGATTGTTTAAGAAGGATCAGATAGAAACCAACATATAAATCAAGGGTGTCACCTttccttcatttatttatttttctgtttatAAGGCAAATATGGGTCATGTGCCCCATTGACGAGGGTGACCCTACCGGCATCTTCTTTTTGTATGGTCTTCAGATGGTGACATCTCTACTACCTAGCATATTAATATTCTTGCTTAGTTTGCAATTTTCTCCATCAAATGAAGAGTGGAGTTTGGAAGGAGGGGAGGAAGGGACTGAGCCCATATATAATTGGAGCAAGAAACCCTCGAAGAAGGGAAGCACACATTTCTCTCACACAAGTCTCCTTCCATGGAATTCCCGAAGCAAGCATCACTAGTCCGAAGCAAGTCCCCTTCATTTCAATACCCAACCTCTCATAATCAAACTCGGGGAGAGCAGATACTTCTGTCCTGTCACCCACAACACCCCCTAGCTCTACTCACCTCACCTGACCCTTTTACATGCATGGGCTGCAAGGAATACGGAGCAGGCACAAGGTTCACATGCCAACAGTGTAACCATCAGCTACACGAGTTCTGTGCCTTGGCTCCCACCACTCTCAAGAGCCATCCCCTCCACTGCCAGCACCCACTTGGATTCTGTTCTAAACCAGGTGAGTTAAAGTACATGTTCTCTTTAATTATCACCCTTGTAATTTTTTGATAAGAATTATCATGTGTATGTTAACTAAAGTCTCCttctaatttgattttgataacAATACCAActaccttttaattttttattttgattactAATAGCAGATCAGTGATAACCTGGCTTTCTAATATGAAATTTTCATCATAGTTAAAGGCGGAATTCTAGGGAAAAGGTGTGATATTTGCAACAAGCCAACGGCAGGGTATACATTTCGTTGCAGTGCATGCAGTTTCCAGATGCACCCTTGCTGTGCAATGCTTTCTACGGAAATGACCTTTCCGCTGGCTCATCCCCACCCCCTAACCCTGATGCCTGCAATGACATTATCAAGTGGTGAACCTGGTTTCAGCTGTGGTGAGTGCAAAAGAAAGAGGCCAGGGCGGGTGTATCGTTGCACAGCCACAGCATGTGATTACCATCTCCATGCAGTTTGTGCTAAGAACATGGTGAATGGGCTGCGTGCCAATGGCGTCACGTGCTTAGAAAAGCCTAGTATGCGGGGGACTTTCATAAAGATTGCATCCGTGGTTGTTATGGAGTTCATTGGAGGACTCATTGGGGGGCTTGGACAAGGTGTTGGGGATGTCCTAGGTCAAACTATGGCTGCAGGGAAGAGCGCTAGTGCAAGAAGATTGGAATGAAAAGAGCAAGTAGAAGTTGTTGCTCAGCTcttatgtatgtatgtatttatgTCCGCACCTGTTTCTACTAGAAGCCTAAATTTGGAACTGTTAAATTCATAGCTGATGGGGTTTTGATTAGAGAAGTGCTTGCTGTGTGaagtatgtaaaaaaaattatgctcaATGGTATTGTTTCAATTGTCATGCtctggaattattattatttatttttactaatgTATTGTGTAGTGAGGTTGTATTGATCCTTCAATAAAATGCACTAAATTTGGAATATAGAAACCAATTAATTCATCACATTATATTCCAACGAAAAGCAGATGTCCAGGCCAGGCACTTTCCTGTTGGCCACATgctcaatttataaattaatcacCAAAAAGCCAACTCTAATCCAAGTTCATGGATGCCTAATGAAccttcttctttcatttttgcaAGATCTGCAACTGCAATAACATCTCTCGTTTGCCTCATTCACTACATGGGCTTTGAGAATTTGGAAGAGGCCATTTTGCTGCATTTGGCATCTTTCCAGTTAGGAGCTCTGCTGGCACTCCTCCAAAACTATACACATTACTCTTTTCTGTCAGTTGGATTATCTGTGAATATTCAGGATCCAAATAACCCAATGTATCCTGAACTAATGTAGTTATTTGAGAGACTTTTGCCATCTACTTATCATCCAAAGATATCTTGGCAAATTCGGCATCTTAATGAATGATCAAAATTGAGGCTGCAGAGAGGAGATAGGCTTGGGGAGGgtatccttgagattgagtcATCCCATTTTTACTGTGAATGTGGTGGAAAAAGGTTCCACTGGGGAAGCAGAGGACTCTGTAATCTTTCCTAAAAGTTCAGTAGAACAAACAAAGCAGGTAACAGAAAATACTCCAACTAAACACAACTTTCATACCATATTGAGttaccaattttcttaaaagcctAGTTTGTTAAAGATTTAGGCTCATAATGTATACCATATATCAACAAACTTAATATGGTTTGAATCCAAACCTCAGTGTGCCCAGAAAGGCGAGGCCACAAAAActataaaatgttttgtttCAAGATTTCAAGCTCTCCAACTCCTTGGTGTGAGGGGATTCATTCCACTTTCAAATAGATTGGGGAGCGATTCTCGGAGGATTCATTCTTCACAAGGCATAATTGTAGATATTAATTTCATACACAATACCATACAACATAAACATATAATAAGAACACACCACAAAAGGTTTAATACAACTTATGCCACAATCATGACTAGCAATTAAGCTAGAAGAAGCTCACACAGGATAAACCATGACAGGAATACAGAAGGTGGTACCATAGCATGCATGATGCATGGATCATGATGCAGAGAGTGAGAGTAGGGTTCCCTTATTTCAGGCTAGGGAAAGATAATGACGCCAGAAACCTCTTGTGGTTGAATATCAAAGGCTGTCACGTAATGGGTATGGGAATGGGATTCATCCTTTTCGGAGGATCGGCCCTCTATTTCACTTAGTAAGCTCTGGGTCTCTTCCCCTGTTTCACTTTCACCGGCCAACAAATTCTCAGCTTCTCGTTGCAAGCCCTTGAGCTCGTCTTCCACTTGTTGCATTGTTGGCCTTGCCACGCCACTCCCACTTAGACATCTCTTTGCAAGCTCAGCAACTCCTTCTATCTGCTTCCTTTCAGCTTCACCGTTAATGCTAACGTTCAAAATGTCAGAGAGACGATTGGTTTCCACGGCGCAGAGAAAGTCGTGAATGATATTCCTATTTGGGTCATCCACAGACCTTCCACCAGGAGTTGGATTCCATCCCGTTAAAAGCTCCATCACGACAACGCCAAAGCTATAGACATCACTCTTGGCAGTTAAGTTTCCGGTTTGCATATACTCAGGATCCAAGTACCCCAATGTCCCTgctatttttgtgtttatggCAGTTTGATCCAGCGGAATCAGCACTGAAGTTCCAAAATCTGCTACCTTAGCAGTATGTTTGTTGTCTAGAAGTATGTTCATGGATTTGACATCCCTATGAATGACAGGGGGATCAGCTAAAGAATGAAGATACTTGAGTGCTCCCGCAGTCTCGATAGCAATCCTCAGCCGGAGTTTCCATGAGCGAACGATTTCTGAATTCGGGTCATGGATATGTTGAAACAGTGTTCCATTAGACACAAATTCATAAACCAGCATTGTGACTGGAGTCTCTAAACATAGCCCCAAGAGCTTCACCACATTGACATGGTTGACCTGTGAAACAACGTCAATTTCATGTTGGAACTGCTCGTTTATTTGAATCTTGTCCACTTCTACCGGCTTTTTCACAGCAACTTGGACGTCATCCGCTAAAATTCCTTTGTAAACATGTCCAGAACCTCCTCGACCAAGCAGCCGACTGCGGTCGTAATTGTTGGTTGCTTTCTTCAACTCTGCCTCAGTAAAGAGCTTTATCCTCTGGCGCTTTAAGAGCAAACCcccatttttcttaaaatttttatgtcttGCCAGCTTCTTCCATTCAATGAAGATTAAAATACAAGCAACCACAGCAACAACAAACGCTCCAATAACTGTTCACACAAGCAACCAACATAGAATCATAGATAGATATATCATATACGAGagaatttgaaaagatgaaggGTGCCGTTTTCTAAGCCCCTGTTTTCAAGCAAAGCCCAgcttagaggaaaaaaaatctgcAGCCAaaatcatatttggtttttgttggACCAAAATTCACACAATTGTCGATTGAAGTTGGGGATTGAAATTGAATTCGAAATTATAGccagacattttttttaagaacgtCACAAGAGATTGAGCAGAGGAGAGAACCTGCGGCAAATGTGGTGACACGAAATCCTTGACAAGCCACTTTACCATTCCCATGCATTCCCAGTGGACAGCTGCAA is drawn from Vitis riparia cultivar Riparia Gloire de Montpellier isolate 1030 chromosome 18, EGFV_Vit.rip_1.0, whole genome shotgun sequence and contains these coding sequences:
- the LOC117907287 gene encoding uncharacterized protein LOC117907287, encoding MRVIYWHPLFGWPSDTDNFYKHKYSLLSLGLGRGGLNHNTSNKAMKKSSTFLPQRSNSMEFPNFPRSTSLVLNKSPSVEYPSSVNPTQGEPMLLSCHPHPLAQVTSPDPFICMGCKEYGAGTRFTCQQCNNQLHEFCALAPTTLKSHPLHRLHPLEFCSKPVKGGILGTKCDICSKPTAGYTFRCSACSFQIHPCCAMLSTEMTFVVHPHPLTLMPAMALSSGDPGFSCGECKRKRSGRVFHCTAPSCDYHLHAVCAKNMVNGLRASGIMSLEKPSMLGTAAKIASQVVIEFIGGLIEGLGQGVGDVLVQTIARGRCTTRRRLE
- the LOC117907585 gene encoding uncharacterized protein LOC117907585 isoform X1, translating into MEFPKQASLVRSKSPSFQYPTSHNQTRGEQILLSCHPQHPLALLTSPDPFTCMGCKEYGAGTRFTCQQCNHQLHEFCALAPTTLKSHPLHCQHPLGFCSKPVKGGILGKRCDICNKPTAGYTFRCSACSFQMHPCCAMLSTEMTFPLAHPHPLTLMPAMTLSSGEPGFSCGECKRKRPGRVYRCTATACDYHLHAVCAKNMVNGLRANGVTCLEKPSMRGTFIKIASVVVMEFIGGLIGGLGQGVGDVLGQTMAAGKSASARRLE
- the LOC117907585 gene encoding uncharacterized protein LOC117907585 isoform X2 produces the protein MEFPKQASLVRSKSPSFQYPTSHNQTRGEQILLSCHPQHPLALLTSPDPFTCMGCKEYGAGTRFTCQQCNHQLHEFCALAPTTLKSHPLHCQHPLGFCSKPGGILGKRCDICNKPTAGYTFRCSACSFQMHPCCAMLSTEMTFPLAHPHPLTLMPAMTLSSGEPGFSCGECKRKRPGRVYRCTATACDYHLHAVCAKNMVNGLRANGVTCLEKPSMRGTFIKIASVVVMEFIGGLIGGLGQGVGDVLGQTMAAGKSASARRLE
- the LOC117907459 gene encoding wall-associated receptor kinase 3-like codes for the protein MTAARILYAKTLNTTRSGYLCSCEQGYAGNPYLPNGCQDINECEDPKTYTCQGTCKNTAGNYTCSCPLGMHGNGKVACQGFRVTTFAAVIGAFVVAVVACILIFIEWKKLARHKNFKKNGGLLLKRQRIKLFTEAELKKATNNYDRSRLLGRGGSGHVYKGILADDVQVAVKKPVEVDKIQINEQFQHEIDVVSQVNHVNVVKLLGLCLETPVTMLVYEFVSNGTLFQHIHDPNSEIVRSWKLRLRIAIETAGALKYLHSLADPPVIHRDVKSMNILLDNKHTAKVADFGTSVLIPLDQTAINTKIAGTLGYLDPEYMQTGNLTAKSDVYSFGVVVMELLTGWNPTPGGRSVDDPNRNIIHDFLCAVETNRLSDILNVSINGEAERKQIEGVAELAKRCLSGSGVARPTMQQVEDELKGLQREAENLLAGESETGEETQSLLSEIEGRSSEKDESHSHTHYVTAFDIQPQEVSGVIIFP